The proteins below are encoded in one region of Reichenbachiella sp. 5M10:
- a CDS encoding ATP-binding cassette domain-containing protein — MEVILDKISKRFSNKEWIFKDIEEHFLPGDRIAITGSNGSGKSTLLKTIGGMTLPSHGEIIYRSDQGTLDQDHWIDHLVFSSPYLELIEDFSLLEMLTFHFQFKTMREDLSINQMIQTMYFQKQENKLIKNFSSGMKQRLKLGLCFFTKADLLLLDEPTANLDQTGIDWYLTQIQQLPSECTLLIASNQSHEYSMCTRTIEMNP; from the coding sequence ATGGAAGTAATCCTTGACAAAATCAGTAAGCGGTTCTCCAACAAAGAATGGATTTTCAAGGATATAGAAGAGCACTTTCTTCCCGGTGATCGCATCGCCATCACCGGTTCCAATGGCAGTGGGAAATCTACCCTCCTCAAAACCATTGGTGGCATGACCCTGCCAAGCCATGGCGAGATCATTTACCGCTCTGACCAAGGCACACTGGACCAAGATCACTGGATTGACCATCTTGTATTTTCTAGCCCCTACCTCGAACTTATCGAAGATTTCAGTTTGCTAGAAATGCTCACGTTTCACTTCCAGTTCAAAACCATGCGCGAGGATCTATCCATAAACCAGATGATCCAAACCATGTACTTCCAAAAACAAGAAAACAAACTCATCAAGAATTTTTCGAGTGGCATGAAGCAGCGACTCAAGCTTGGTCTTTGTTTTTTCACCAAAGCCGACCTGCTGCTACTGGACGAACCCACAGCCAACCTAGATCAAACGGGAATCGACTGGTACCTGACGCAAATACAGCAACTCCCAAGCGAATGCACCCTCCTCATCGCCTCCAATCAAAGCCATGAATACAGCATGTGTACGAGGACCATTGAGATGAATCCCTAG